Proteins co-encoded in one Quercus robur chromosome 8, dhQueRobu3.1, whole genome shotgun sequence genomic window:
- the LOC126694878 gene encoding uncharacterized protein LOC126694878 yields MLEGKAVIGETDMLQTMQQDALDLASKALDIFDVTEATEIARFIKKEFDTTYGPGWQCIVGTDFGSFVTHCSGCFIYFCIGSLAILLFKGSAAPEAETNQFAALEAVKA; encoded by the exons ATGTTAGAAGGAAAAGCAGTGATTGGAGAGACTGATATGCTCCAAACCATGCAGCAAGATGCCCTTGACCTAGCATCAAAAGCGCTTGACATTTTCGATGTTACTGAGGCTACTGAGATTGCCCGCTTCATTAAAAAG GAATTTGATACGACGTACGGACCTGGGTGGCAATGCATTGTAGGGACAGATTTTGGTTCGTTTGTGACCCATTGCTCTGGCTGTTTCATCTATTTTTGCATAGGCAGCCTTGCAATATTGCTCTTCAAGGGCTCTGCGGCTCCAGAAGCTGAGACGAACCAGTTTGCAGCCTTGGAGGCAGTGAAAGCGTGa